One segment of Streptomyces sp. TG1A-8 DNA contains the following:
- a CDS encoding CoA transferase, which produces MARLEEAGIACARLRDVHDLAEQPQLAARERWRRVGSPAGPLRALLPPLTLPGGEEARMGGVPALGQHTGALLRAAGMTDGESAALRRDGAVA; this is translated from the coding sequence GTGGCCCGGCTGGAGGAGGCGGGCATCGCCTGTGCGCGGCTGAGGGACGTGCACGACCTGGCGGAGCAACCGCAGCTGGCGGCCCGGGAGCGGTGGCGTCGGGTGGGGTCGCCGGCCGGGCCGCTGAGGGCGCTGCTGCCTCCTCTCACCCTGCCGGGCGGAGAGGAGGCCCGCATGGGTGGCGTGCCCGCGCTGGGTCAGCACACCGGGGCACTGCTGCGCGCCGCGGGAATGACGGACGGCGAGAGCGCGGCACTGCGCCGGGACGGTGCGGTGGCCTGA
- a CDS encoding CoA transferase translates to MEKAQCEAGLVSVTGTPGQPVTADVPVADIAAATYAFSGGWPRWCGAARPGGGPVEVSMLEALAGWTGHPPHHAMHGGEPPARTGLAHAVIAPYDACPTADGGQVLLSVQNDREWRRLAKRVIGRPEPGTDPAGATNAARAAHRARTDQPVARPLGAWAPTGRWPGWRRRASPVRG, encoded by the coding sequence TTGGAAAAGGCTCAGTGCGAGGCCGGGCTGGTGTCCGTGACCGGCACGCCCGGGCAGCCGGTCACGGCGGACGTCCCGGTGGCGGACATCGCGGCGGCCACGTACGCCTTCTCCGGGGGCTGGCCGCGCTGGTGCGGCGCGGCACGACCGGGCGGGGGGCCGGTGGAGGTGTCGATGCTGGAGGCGCTGGCCGGGTGGACGGGGCATCCGCCGCACCACGCGATGCACGGCGGCGAGCCCCCGGCGCGCACCGGCCTCGCGCACGCCGTCATCGCGCCGTACGACGCCTGTCCGACGGCGGACGGCGGGCAGGTGCTGCTGTCGGTGCAGAACGACCGGGAGTGGCGGCGGCTGGCCAAGCGGGTCATCGGCCGACCGGAGCCGGGGACGGATCCGGCCGGCGCGACGAACGCGGCGCGGGCGGCCCACCGGGCGCGGACGGACCAGCCGGTCGCACGGCCGCTGGGGGCCTGGGCGCCGACGGGGCGGTGGCCCGGCTGGAGGAGGCGGGCATCGCCTGTGCGCGGCTGA
- a CDS encoding LysR family transcriptional regulator: MELRTLRFFVAVAEEQSFTRAAERLSVAQPAVSHQIRSLEKELGEALFERNARSVRLTEAGRVLLPMATQTLADADRVTAEFASRTALVTGTLVLGTVDGVEHTRLPTLLGAFHRQYPGVTVQLVDGRSAELISRVENGELDAAVVALPERSLPEGLRSVVMLEDEIVAVVPADSPLAGRKSIPIELLSGKTLISYGQDSGLRPWLQSAFDAAGIDFTTRYATNDGALHVALVEAGVGVSLSVGTDRALAGNPRVSAVPVSPSLTYRKALIWRGTLRAARPLRALLALGSAAS; encoded by the coding sequence GTGGAATTGAGAACCTTGCGGTTCTTCGTTGCCGTGGCCGAGGAGCAGAGCTTCACCCGTGCCGCCGAGCGGCTGTCGGTCGCACAGCCCGCCGTCAGTCACCAGATCCGCTCCCTGGAAAAGGAACTCGGCGAAGCGCTCTTCGAACGCAACGCGCGCAGCGTCCGCCTGACCGAGGCAGGCCGGGTGCTGCTTCCCATGGCCACCCAGACTCTCGCCGACGCCGACAGGGTGACCGCCGAGTTCGCCTCCCGCACCGCGCTGGTCACCGGCACACTCGTCCTGGGCACCGTGGACGGGGTCGAGCACACCCGCCTGCCCACGCTCCTGGGCGCCTTCCACCGCCAGTACCCGGGCGTCACCGTGCAACTCGTCGACGGGCGCAGCGCCGAGCTCATCTCACGCGTCGAGAACGGCGAGCTGGACGCCGCCGTGGTGGCCCTTCCGGAGAGGTCTCTGCCCGAAGGATTGCGCAGCGTGGTCATGCTCGAAGACGAGATCGTGGCCGTCGTCCCGGCGGACTCTCCGCTGGCGGGCCGAAAAAGCATTCCCATCGAGCTGCTGTCCGGAAAAACTTTGATCAGTTACGGGCAGGACAGCGGATTGCGGCCATGGCTGCAGTCCGCGTTCGATGCCGCGGGCATCGACTTCACCACCCGGTACGCGACCAACGACGGGGCCCTCCATGTCGCTCTGGTGGAGGCGGGTGTCGGCGTCTCCCTGTCGGTGGGTACCGACCGGGCTCTCGCCGGTAACCCCCGGGTCAGTGCTGTCCCGGTCAGTCCCTCCCTCACTTACCGCAAGGCGCTGATCTGGCGGGGCACCCTGCGGGCCGCCCGGCCCCTGCGGGCGCTCCTCGCCCTTGGTTCCGCAGCATCCTGA
- a CDS encoding MFS transporter: MTDVQQASKRLDGGDPKTAGTPDRAGLSSGHVMWMSIAAGVSVANVYYLQPLLRPLATSFGVSDALVGLLPMITMVGYATGLLLVVPVLERSGLHRLMRWLNAGRLIALALAASATGYPVFAAASVLLGATSVLAQILMPAAASLAPREAVGRTTARITAGLFGGIVGARVIAGALDGLVGWRSVYVLSALMTLVVHLALRRLPEPPVRHGLSYRALMASLLPLLRSERGLRRAALTAAAGFAAFNVFWTAVTLYVTGPAHNWSTAGAGLLGLVGVIGTATVLAISRFLDRGMQRGLAVAAAGVMALGLLIAGPWGSSAGALIVGALLLDSGARVSNVANQTQALRQRPEARARLNTLYMTAYFAAGSVGSAAGALLFAHAGWTLAALVAAALATLGAALAARA; this comes from the coding sequence ATGACCGATGTGCAACAGGCGTCGAAGCGCCTTGACGGGGGCGACCCGAAAACTGCGGGCACCCCTGACCGGGCCGGACTCAGCAGCGGGCACGTGATGTGGATGTCGATCGCGGCCGGCGTGAGCGTCGCCAACGTCTACTACCTGCAGCCGCTATTGCGCCCGCTGGCCACCTCCTTCGGCGTCTCTGACGCGCTCGTCGGACTGCTGCCGATGATCACTATGGTGGGCTACGCGACAGGGCTGCTCCTGGTGGTGCCCGTCCTGGAAAGGTCCGGGCTGCACCGGCTGATGCGCTGGCTGAACGCGGGCAGGCTGATCGCCCTGGCTCTGGCGGCATCCGCGACTGGCTACCCGGTGTTCGCAGCGGCATCGGTGCTGCTGGGAGCAACGAGCGTGCTGGCACAGATCCTCATGCCGGCGGCCGCGTCGCTGGCGCCGCGGGAGGCCGTGGGGCGCACCACTGCGCGCATCACGGCCGGCCTCTTCGGCGGCATCGTGGGTGCCCGCGTCATCGCCGGGGCGCTCGACGGTCTCGTCGGCTGGCGTTCGGTGTATGTGCTGTCGGCACTGATGACGCTGGTCGTGCACCTCGCGCTGCGACGGTTGCCCGAGCCGCCCGTGCGCCACGGGCTGAGCTACCGGGCCCTTATGGCGTCGCTTCTTCCCCTCCTGCGCAGCGAGCGCGGTCTGCGTCGAGCGGCGCTCACCGCGGCCGCCGGTTTCGCCGCGTTCAACGTCTTCTGGACGGCGGTGACGTTGTATGTGACCGGTCCGGCGCACAACTGGTCGACGGCCGGTGCGGGGCTGCTGGGCTTGGTGGGCGTCATAGGCACCGCCACGGTGCTGGCCATCAGCCGGTTCCTCGACCGGGGGATGCAGCGGGGTCTCGCCGTGGCGGCCGCCGGTGTGATGGCTCTCGGTCTCCTCATCGCCGGTCCGTGGGGCTCCTCGGCCGGCGCGCTCATCGTCGGGGCACTGCTGCTGGACTCCGGTGCGCGCGTGAGCAACGTCGCCAATCAGACGCAGGCCCTCAGACAGCGCCCCGAGGCGCGCGCTCGCCTCAACACCCTTTACATGACCGCCTACTTCGCAGCCGGGTCCGTCGGTTCCGCGGCGGGGGCACTACTGTTCGCACACGCCGGCTGGACCCTCGCCGCCCTGGTCGCGGCGGCCCTGGCCACCCTCGGTGCCGCGCTCGCAGCCAGGGCGTAG
- a CDS encoding fumarylacetoacetate hydrolase family protein has translation MRTANKAGRLHLITSTGAVDVATASGGRFDADPQKVYARWEEFRAWEQQAELPGGQPFEPAELGSPAPAPAQLVAVGLNYHDHAAETGVTVPEELLTVFGKFTSSISGPHTTVGLPRGNVDWEAELAVVIGTTASHVTEAEAAQHIAGYTAAQDLTERIMQMSGPVPQFGLAKSFCGFTPLGPWLVTPDEIPDPGDLRLTCALNGEIVQDGNTRDLVLPVPVLLARLSQVITLHPGDVILTGTPAGVGWGRKPPRYLAPGDILTTHIDHIGTLTQRFTRTDTAQEAATD, from the coding sequence ATGCGCACAGCGAACAAAGCCGGACGTCTGCACCTGATCACCAGCACCGGAGCCGTCGACGTCGCCACGGCCAGCGGCGGCAGGTTCGACGCCGATCCGCAGAAGGTCTACGCCCGGTGGGAGGAATTCAGAGCATGGGAGCAGCAGGCGGAACTCCCCGGCGGACAGCCCTTCGAGCCCGCCGAGCTCGGCTCGCCCGCACCCGCCCCCGCACAACTGGTGGCCGTCGGCCTCAATTACCACGACCACGCGGCCGAGACCGGAGTCACCGTTCCGGAGGAACTGCTCACGGTGTTCGGCAAGTTCACCTCCTCCATTTCTGGTCCCCACACCACCGTCGGTCTGCCCCGGGGCAACGTCGACTGGGAGGCCGAACTCGCCGTCGTCATCGGCACCACCGCCAGCCACGTCACCGAAGCGGAGGCCGCACAGCACATCGCCGGCTACACCGCCGCCCAGGACCTCACCGAGCGCATAATGCAGATGTCCGGTCCCGTCCCCCAGTTCGGCCTGGCCAAGTCGTTCTGCGGTTTCACTCCCCTCGGCCCCTGGCTTGTCACGCCGGACGAGATCCCCGACCCCGGCGACCTCCGCCTGACGTGTGCCCTCAACGGCGAGATCGTCCAGGACGGCAACACTCGGGACCTCGTCCTCCCCGTGCCGGTCCTGCTCGCCCGCCTCAGCCAGGTGATCACCCTCCACCCGGGCGACGTCATCCTCACCGGCACCCCTGCGGGCGTCGGCTGGGGCCGCAAGCCGCCGCGCTACCTTGCCCCCGGCGACATCCTCACCACGCACATCGACCACATCGGCACTCTCACCCAGCGCTTCACCCGCACCGACACCGCACAGGAGGCGGCCACCGACTGA
- a CDS encoding YbhB/YbcL family Raf kinase inhibitor-like protein translates to MPANNPFARLPEAATFSVTSTSVSDGAAWGIEQMSGIIGVPGGKDVSPQLSWSGAPEGTKSYAVTVYDPDAPTGSGFWHWAVVDIPASVTELAEGAGDDTGSGLPEGAFQLPNDARAARYIGAAPPAGHGVHRYFVVVHALDTEHIGVPADATPAYLGFTLAGHVLGRAVLTATAETPA, encoded by the coding sequence ATGCCCGCGAATAACCCCTTCGCCCGCCTCCCCGAGGCGGCGACCTTCAGCGTCACCAGCACCAGCGTGTCCGACGGTGCAGCATGGGGCATCGAGCAGATGTCCGGGATCATCGGCGTCCCCGGTGGTAAGGACGTCTCCCCGCAGTTGTCGTGGAGCGGCGCCCCTGAGGGCACCAAGAGCTACGCGGTGACGGTGTACGACCCCGATGCCCCGACGGGGTCGGGCTTCTGGCACTGGGCGGTGGTGGACATCCCCGCCTCCGTCACCGAGCTCGCGGAGGGCGCGGGCGACGACACCGGCTCCGGCCTGCCCGAGGGGGCTTTCCAACTGCCCAACGATGCCCGCGCGGCCCGCTACATCGGCGCTGCACCACCCGCCGGTCACGGCGTGCACCGATACTTCGTCGTCGTGCACGCCCTCGACACCGAACACATCGGCGTCCCCGCCGACGCCACGCCGGCCTACCTGGGCTTCACCCTGGCCGGTCATGTCCTGGGCCGCGCCGTACTGACCGCCACCGCCGAGACTCCGGCCTGA